TGTCGAGGAAACGCTGCAGGCGCTCCTTGATTTCGCTGGCCATGAGTTCACGACCTTCAGTCAGCACCTGATCCATCGCAGTAGAACCGACGACGTGCCGCAGGGCACTTTCGGTCGCATGCTGCAAGCTGACTTCAGGCTGATCAACGTTCAGCACGAAGTCCTGCAGATTGGTGATCTTGTATTGCACGGTGAGCGGCACCTCGACGATGTTTTCGTCTTCGGTGAGCATCTGACCCTGCTTGCTGTAAGCACGCTCGCGCGTCACGTTCTCGAGATATTTGCGATCAAACGGCGGGAAATAAACGTTCAGACCCGGCCCTACGGTTTCGTAGTATTTGCCGAAGCGCAGCACAACAGCCTGCTCCTGCTCGTCGACCACATAGATGGCGTTGTACAGCCAGATCGCAAGCAGCACGACCAGACCGATGCCGAGCAGACCCAGACCACCGCCCTTGCCCGAACGACCGCTGCTGCCGCCGCCATCGCCACTGCGTTTCTTACCACCACCGAACAACCCATTCAGGCTTTCCTGCAGCTTACGGAAGGCCTCGTCGAGATCCGGTGGCCCCTTGCGGTCGCCGCCCTTGCGCTTACCACCCCAAGGATCCTGATTATTCGAGTTGCCACCCGGCTCATTCCAAGCCATAGCGCTCTCCATCTGATAAAGCAAAGACGCGCCCACGGCGCGCCGACCAATGCTACAGAATGCCCGTCATAGCGGTACAACCGCTTTGTCAGGCTTTTATTGCAAAGTGTGTTGCTCGATGAATTCCAGCGGCTGCAGTCCTTCGCGACTCACCAGGCGATTGAATTCAACTCGGGGTAAACGTACAGCCAGAAGGCTCTGCCCTTCTTCGTCATGCTCTTCGCTCTGCACCGCACCCAGCTTGAAAAACTGGGCACGCAGCCGGGCAAATTGTTGTGTCAGCCGCAACGTTCCTACAAAGAGGTCATTACCCAACACCTCGGCAATGGCCTGCTTGAGCAAATCCAGACCACGCCCGTCACGGGCAGAGACCCAGACCCGCTGCGGCTTGCCATCGGCATCTCGCTGGATCTGAGGCTCAACCCCCTCAAGCAGATCGAGTTTGTTATAGACCTCAAGCATCGGCAAGTCCTGGGCACCAATCTCACCCAATACCACCATGACCTGCTCGATCTGCTCCAGACGCTCGGGCTCGTGAGAGTCGATCACATGGAGCAAAAGGTCGGAGTTGCTGGACTCTTCGAGCGTAGCTCGAAAGGCCTCGACCAGCTTGTGCGGCAGATGACGGATGAAACCCACCGTATCGGCCAGCACGATCGGACCAAGGTCGTTTATCTCAAGACGACGCAGAGTCGGGTCGAGGGTCGCAAACAGCTGATCGGCTGCGTAGACGTCGGAGTCGGTCACCGCATTGAAGAGCGTTGACTTGCCGGCGTTTGTATAGCCGACGATCGAAACCGTAGGGATATCGGCACGGGAGCGGCCGCGGCGGGCCTGATCCCGCTGACTGCGGACTTTTTCAAGCCGGCCTTTGATCTGGCGTAAACGCACACGCAACAGACGACGGTCGGTCTCGAGCTGCGTTTCACCCGGACCGCGCAGGCCGATACCGCCGCCCTGGCGCTCAAGGTGAGTCCAGCCTCGCACCAGACGCGTGCTCATGTGCTCAAGCTGGGCCAGTTCGACTTGCAGCTTGCCCTCATGAGTACGCGCGCGTTGCGCAAAGATATCCAGGATCAAACCCGTACGGTCAAGCACGCGGCACTCGAACACGCGTTCAAGGTTGCGTTCCTGACTGGGGGTCAAAACATGGTTGAAGATGACGATATCTGACTTTTCGGTTTTGACCAGGTCACGCAACTCCTCGACCTTGCCGCTACCCACCAGATACTTGGCCGTCGGACGGTGCCTGGGCACGTTGACGAACGAGACGATGTCGGCGCCTGCCGACAGCGCCAGCTCCCGGAACTCCTGCGGATCTTCGCGCGCCTCAGGGTCCTGACCATCCAAGTGAACGAGTATGGCCCGTTCACCACCACTGTGGCGCTCAAAGAACAAAGCAGACTCCTATCAGGCGTTACCTGGCTCGGCGTCAGCCTGTTCGGATTCGGAAGCGCTAGGCAGACGAATTGGGCGAACAGGAACGACAGTCGAGATAGCGTGTTTGTAAACCATTTGGCTGACCGTGTTCTTCAGCAAAATAACGAACTGGTCAAAAGATTCGATAGTGCCTTGCAGCTTGATACCGTTTACCAGATAGATCGAAACCCCAACCTTTTCTTTACGCAAAGTGTTCAGGTAAGGGTCTTGTAGCGAATGCCCTTTTGACATGTGCCGCACTCCTTTAAGGATCAATAGAATAATTTCGAAAACGTTGGCTTGGGCCGTTACCCCCCAAGGATAGACGGCTATTGCAAGGACTCAGCTCAATATGGAGACCGACCCCAGGTATTTCAAGGCGCGTGGCAGATTGTCGCAAGCCAGGCTGTCCAGCCAGTGCAGATCCTGCCAGCTGCGCAGCCATGTAAACTGCCTCTTGGCCAGCTGGCGCGTGGCGATGACGCCCCGCTCCTGCATCTCGTCCCAAGTCAGTCTGCCGTCCAGGTGATCCCAGACCTGGCGATACCCTACAGCTCTTATGGACGGTAAATTCGAGTGCAGATCACCCCTCGAACGTAGCGCTAAGACCTCTTCAACAAACCCTTCATCAAGCATTTGCCTGAAACGAACAGCAATTCGGTCGTGCAGCACCTTGCGATCCGTCGGAGCAATGGCGAGATTTGCGACAGTATAGGGCAATTGATGACGCCCCGAAGCGCTCGCTTGAGCACTTTGCTCAGTTTGTTGCTGACGGTGCGCTGTCATGCTCATGCCGCTGACCCTGAAGACCTCCAGCGCGCGAACCAGCCGCTGAGGATCGTTTGGGTGAATTCTGGCTGCCGACACCGGATCGATGCTCGCCAACTCGTCGTGCAAGGCCTGCCAGCCTTGACTGGCCGCTTGCGCTTCGATTTGCGTACGAATTTCAGGGTCGGCGGCAGGCATATCGGCCAACCCTTCCAATAGAGCCTTGAAATACAACATCGTGCCGCCCACCAGCAGAGGAATTTTTCCTCGGCTGGTAATTTCAGCCATCGCCTGCAAGGCATCGGCACGAAACTCCGCCGCAGAATAGCTCTGGCTCGGATCGAGAATATCGATCAACCGATGCGGATACTCGTCCAGAAGCGCTTTGGATGGTTTGGCAGTGCCAATGTCCATGCCACGATAAACCAGTGCAGAGTCGACGCTGATCAGCTCGCATGGCAGCACTTTAGTCAGCTCGATGGCCAGATCGGTTTTGCCCGCGGCGGTCGGCCCCATCAGAAAGATGGCCGGAGGTAGACTGCTCATCAGCGACCGCGCAGGAACAGTTTGTCCAGATCATCCAGACCCAACTGGGTCCAGGTGGGCCGTCCATGGTTGCACTGACCGCTGCGCTCGGTGTTTTCCATATCACGCAGCAGGCCGTTCATTTCCGGAATGGCCAGCCGGCGGTTGGCGCGAATGGCACCGTGACATGCCATGGTGCCGAGCAACTCATTCATGTGCGCCTGGACACGGTCGCTCGTGCCGTACTCCATCAGGTCACTCAGTACGTCATGTACCAGCCGATTTGCTTCGGCCTGTTTGAGAAGCGCGGGAATCTGTCGAATCGCCAGGCTTTCAGGGCCAAGACGCTGCAATTCAAAGCCCAACTGCTGGAAAATTGCCATGTGCTCTTCGGCGCAGTCTGCCTCACGCTGGCTGACTGCAATTGATTCGGGCACCAATAGAGGCTGGCCACTCAGGCCTTCGCTGGCCATCGCGATCTTCAGGCGCTCGTACATGATTCGCTCGTGAGCCGCGTGCATGTCGACCAGCACCAGCCCGTGGGCGTTTTCAGCGAGGATATAAATGCCTTTGAGCTGTGCCAAGGCATACCCCAAGGGCGGAACATCGCCCTGGGAATCTGGCAGCGCAACAGCGCCAGTAACTGGAGGTGCAGAGGCGCCCGGCAACGGGGCAAAGAATTCGCTGTACGCGGCGCGCGCCTCTTCAGCAGGCAGCACCGATGACGGCCGTGGCGTGTACTGGTATTGATAGCCCGCGCCACTGCCAGAGCCGGGCGCGGAACCGGCCGGTGTATTCCAGGCCTGCCCCTGCGGGGTTTCCAGCACGCTATTGGCCAGGCGCATTTCGCCCTGCGGCCCGAACTCGCCGGCGTCCGGCCCGGTCGGCCGCACCAGCGCCGTGACAGAGGTCGTTCCGGCGAGCTGATTTTCAGGCCTGACCTCACCAAGTGCTCGGTGCAGCGTGCCGTAAAGAAAATCATGAACCATGCGCCCGTCGCGGAAGCGCACCTCATGCTTGGTGGGATGGACGTTGACGTCTACCACCGCAGGATCAACTTCAAAAAACAACACGAACGTAGGGTGACGGCCATTGAACAGCACGTCGCGATAAGCCTGCCGAACCGCATGGGCAACCAGTTTGTCGCGCACGGCACGGCCATTCACGAAGAAATATTGCAAGTCGGCCTGGCTGCGAGAGAAGGTTGGCAGCCCCACCCATCCCCACAACTTCAAGCCGTTGCGTTCAACCTCAATGGGCAGTGCCTGCTCCAGGAAGCCAGGGCCGCAAATCGCCGAGACGCGTCGCGCCCTCGCCACATCATCCCGGGCCTCATGCAGGCTCAAAACGGTTTTGCCGTTATGGCGCAAATGAAAGGCGACGTCGAAACGCGCCAGCGCCATGCGCTTGATCACTTCCTGCAAATGGTCAAATTCGGTTTTTTCGGCCTTGAGAAACTTGCGCCGCGCAGGGGTGTTGAAAAACAGGTCCCGCACTTCGACGGAGGTGCCAACAGGATGCGCAGCCGGCTGAACCCGCGAGGCCATGTCTCGGCCTTCGGTCTCGACCTGCCAGGCCTGATCGGCATCGCGGGTCCGAGACGTCAGGGTCAGGCGCGCCACAGAGCTG
The nucleotide sequence above comes from Pseudomonas lutea. Encoded proteins:
- the hflK gene encoding FtsH protease activity modulator HflK, with the protein product MAWNEPGGNSNNQDPWGGKRKGGDRKGPPDLDEAFRKLQESLNGLFGGGKKRSGDGGGSSGRSGKGGGLGLLGIGLVVLLAIWLYNAIYVVDEQEQAVVLRFGKYYETVGPGLNVYFPPFDRKYLENVTRERAYSKQGQMLTEDENIVEVPLTVQYKITNLQDFVLNVDQPEVSLQHATESALRHVVGSTAMDQVLTEGRELMASEIKERLQRFLDTYRTGITVTQVNVQSAAAPREVQEAFDDVIRAREDEQRSRNQAETYANGVIPEARGQAQRIVEDANGYRDEVVSRAKGEADRFTKLVTEYRKAPEVTRERLYLDTMQEVFSNTSKVLVTGDKGQNNLLYLPLDKMIDSSRNGSTSSGGSTAAPVVDPGSRAADMQQQRDTRTRETR
- the hflX gene encoding ribosome rescue GTPase HflX, which translates into the protein MFFERHSGGERAILVHLDGQDPEAREDPQEFRELALSAGADIVSFVNVPRHRPTAKYLVGSGKVEELRDLVKTEKSDIVIFNHVLTPSQERNLERVFECRVLDRTGLILDIFAQRARTHEGKLQVELAQLEHMSTRLVRGWTHLERQGGGIGLRGPGETQLETDRRLLRVRLRQIKGRLEKVRSQRDQARRGRSRADIPTVSIVGYTNAGKSTLFNAVTDSDVYAADQLFATLDPTLRRLEINDLGPIVLADTVGFIRHLPHKLVEAFRATLEESSNSDLLLHVIDSHEPERLEQIEQVMVVLGEIGAQDLPMLEVYNKLDLLEGVEPQIQRDADGKPQRVWVSARDGRGLDLLKQAIAEVLGNDLFVGTLRLTQQFARLRAQFFKLGAVQSEEHDEEGQSLLAVRLPRVEFNRLVSREGLQPLEFIEQHTLQ
- the hfq gene encoding RNA chaperone Hfq; this translates as MSKGHSLQDPYLNTLRKEKVGVSIYLVNGIKLQGTIESFDQFVILLKNTVSQMVYKHAISTVVPVRPIRLPSASESEQADAEPGNA
- the miaA gene encoding tRNA (adenosine(37)-N6)-dimethylallyltransferase MiaA; this encodes MSSLPPAIFLMGPTAAGKTDLAIELTKVLPCELISVDSALVYRGMDIGTAKPSKALLDEYPHRLIDILDPSQSYSAAEFRADALQAMAEITSRGKIPLLVGGTMLYFKALLEGLADMPAADPEIRTQIEAQAASQGWQALHDELASIDPVSAARIHPNDPQRLVRALEVFRVSGMSMTAHRQQQTEQSAQASASGRHQLPYTVANLAIAPTDRKVLHDRIAVRFRQMLDEGFVEEVLALRSRGDLHSNLPSIRAVGYRQVWDHLDGRLTWDEMQERGVIATRQLAKRQFTWLRSWQDLHWLDSLACDNLPRALKYLGSVSILS
- the mutL gene encoding DNA mismatch repair endonuclease MutL — protein: MDVSAEAPAAEAARIQLLSPRLANQIAAGEVVERPASVIKELLENSLDSGARRIDVDVEQAGIKLLRVRDDGGGISSDDLPLALARHATSKIRDLEDLERVMSLGFRGEALASISSVARLTLTSRTRDADQAWQVETEGRDMASRVQPAAHPVGTSVEVRDLFFNTPARRKFLKAEKTEFDHLQEVIKRMALARFDVAFHLRHNGKTVLSLHEARDDVARARRVSAICGPGFLEQALPIEVERNGLKLWGWVGLPTFSRSQADLQYFFVNGRAVRDKLVAHAVRQAYRDVLFNGRHPTFVLFFEVDPAVVDVNVHPTKHEVRFRDGRMVHDFLYGTLHRALGEVRPENQLAGTTSVTALVRPTGPDAGEFGPQGEMRLANSVLETPQGQAWNTPAGSAPGSGSGAGYQYQYTPRPSSVLPAEEARAAYSEFFAPLPGASAPPVTGAVALPDSQGDVPPLGYALAQLKGIYILAENAHGLVLVDMHAAHERIMYERLKIAMASEGLSGQPLLVPESIAVSQREADCAEEHMAIFQQLGFELQRLGPESLAIRQIPALLKQAEANRLVHDVLSDLMEYGTSDRVQAHMNELLGTMACHGAIRANRRLAIPEMNGLLRDMENTERSGQCNHGRPTWTQLGLDDLDKLFLRGR